The Ziziphus jujuba cultivar Dongzao chromosome 7, ASM3175591v1 genome includes a region encoding these proteins:
- the LOC125423785 gene encoding transcription factor STKL2, which yields MASSHSTSTYESSDYEMEVVRDSEEEEEYVPEEKKRKKKKIIVWSEKDEITILEGLIKLQKSSSSLGKKNNIIHYYSVIKDSLVADVSKEQLTDKVKRLKRKYMQNKKNKLADPNLSIDYDSHSKRVFELSKQIWDECVFDLESGEKKRKEVMVKNKIDDTADDDDNKKKKKKKQKIIKENESESGSGNAFTKLFHEYCEEKGLEVKWLEKEERDSLGNLWKQASQLEWEQGILESKYKKLRYDLDETIYSLLKCCYTKSPALFITHDN from the coding sequence ATGGCGTCAAGTCATTCCACAAGTACGTACGAATCAAGTGACTACGAAATGGAAGTGGTGCGTGAttccgaagaagaagaagagtacGTACCAGAagagaaaaagaggaagaagaagaagataatagtGTGGAGCGAGAAGGACGAGATCACTATTTTGGAAGGGCTAATCAAACTACAGAAATCATCTTCATccttggggaaaaaaaacaacatCATCCATTATTATTCAGTTATCAAGGATTCTCTTGTGGCTGATGTATCCAAAGAACAACTCACCGACAAAGTCAAACGTTTGAAGAGAAAgtatatgcaaaataaaaaaaataaactggcGGATCCAAACTTATCAATTGATTATGATTCGCATAGCAAGAGGGTATTCGAGCTGTCCAAGCAGATATGGGACGAATGTGTATTCGACCTTGAATCTGGAGAGAAGAAGAGAAAGGAGGTGATGGTTAAAAACAAAATCGATGATACTGCTGATGACGACgataacaagaagaagaagaagaagaagcagaaaatCATCAAGGAAAATGAAAGCGAAAGTGGAAGTGGTAATGCTTTTACCAAATTATTTCACGAATACTGTGAGGAAAAAGGATTAGAAGTGAAGTGGCTcgaaaaagaggagagagacaGCTTGGGAAATCTATGGAAACAGGCGAGCCAATTGGAATGGGAGCAGGGGATCTTAGAGAGTAAATACAAAAAGTTGCGATATGACTTGGACGAAACCATTTATTCTCTCCTCAAATGCTGCTACACCAAATCTCCTGCTCTTTTTATCACACATGACaattag
- the LOC107434191 gene encoding uncharacterized protein LOC107434191 encodes MELGECKSTFNLEKAVCNHGFFMMAPNNWIPSTKTLQRPLRLSDDTTSAVVSISHPPCHSFLLLKILLHSQFPPSSPDRHAILAQVGRMLRISERDERDVREFQKACPKAKARGFGRLFRSPSIFEDAVKSILLCNCTWSKSLQMAQALCELQFDLTNTRKGKGKRKRGKSSTPLQAEVRMGNFPTSKELASLEESYLREKYPVLGYRAKYILQLAKNVESGRVSLEEMEETMNKEPYDYERVYQELSHLNGFGPHTCANVFMCIGNYQSVPVDTETIRHIQQVHGRKTCDKKTVKKQVEEIYDKFAPFQCLAYWMELLESYEDKFGKLSELSKSSYSILSGRLTKKNNES; translated from the exons ATGGAATTGGGAGAGTGCAAATCGACGTTTAATCTGGAGAAAGCAGTGTGCAATCATGGTTTCTTCATGATGGCTCCAAACAATTGGATTCCCTCCACCAAAACGCTGCAGCGTCCACTTCGACTCTCCGACGACACCACATCCGCTGTCGTTTCCATTTCCCATCCTCCCTGCCACTCCTTTCTCCTCCTCAAAATCCTTCTTCATTCTCAATTCCCTCCTTCTTCACCAGATCGCCATGCTATACTG GCACAAGTGGGTCGAATGTTGAGAATATCAGAAAGGGACGAAAGAGATGTGAGGGAGTTTCAGAAAGCATGTCCGAAAGCAAAAGCGAGAGGTTTCGGTCGACTTTTCCGTTCACCTTCTATCTTTGAAGATGCCGTCAAGTCCATCCTCCTTTGCAATTGCAC GTGGTCAAAGTCATTGCAAATGGCTCAAGCCCTCTGTGAGCTTCAATTTGATTTGACAAATACTCGCAAAGGCAAAGGTAAAAGGAAACGAGGAAAAAGTAGTACTCCATTACAAGCTGAAGTTAGAATGGGCAATTTTCCAACTTCAAAAGAACTAGCTAGTCTTGAGGAAAGTTATTTACGCGAAAAGTATCCAGTTTTAGGATACAGAGCAAAATACATTCTACAACTTGCAAAAAATGTTGAATCTGGTCGAGTTTCGCTTGAAGAAATGGAGGAAACTATGAACAAGGAACCCTATGATTACGAGCGAGTGTACCAAGAATTGAGTCATCTGAATGGTTTTGGTCCCCATACATGTGCCAATGTTTTCATGTGCATTGGAAACTATCAAAGTGTTCCAGTAGACACAGAAACTATAAGACATATACAACAG GTGCATGGAAGGAAAACTTGCGACAAGAAAACAGTTAAGAAACAAGTTGAAGAAATTTATGACAAATTTGCACCATTCCAGTGCTTGGCATATTG GATGGAACTGTTGGAATCCTACGAAGATAAATTTGGAAAGCTAAGTGAGTTGTCCAAATCTAGCTATTCAATACTGAGTGGtagattaaccaaaaaaaataatgagtcATAG